The sequence CCAGAAGATCTCATGGCCAGGGAtcagcacctcctcctcctccgtgtACAGGGAGAAGGCGTggatggggaccccaaagcAGCTGCGGATGCTGAGGAACGTGTCCTGCCCAAAGCTCTCTGCCTGCTCCCtcctgaaggaggaggaggcgaaGGAGCCGAACCTGAAGGGGCTGGCGCCCTGCAGCTGGTAGCGGGTGTGGGCGATGCCCCGGTACACCGGTGTCCTGTAGGTGGCCTCGCAGGGCCCCCGCAGCAGCTGCATGGCTCTGGTCAGGTAGAAGTGCAGCGCCTTGAAGGGGAAGCTGGCGTTGTAGGTGGCCCGCGACCGCCCGGCCGCCCTCATGGCCGTGTTGAAGAAGTAGTGCAGGCTGTTGTCCGTGTACGCGATCACGGCCTGGCCGTACTCATCCTTGAAGCCGGGGGGCAGGCGGGCGGCCAGCGAGCCCTTCAcctgctgccaccgctccccgGCGCGTGCCCAGACCCTGCCAAAGAGCCTGGACCTGCCCCgtgcctgctcctgctccagcagcgccggccccgctgcctccaTCGCCTCCGTGCACCCCTCGTACTGGTCATCAAAGGCGTCGCGGCTCATGTCCATCAGGAACTGGGGGGTCCCCGCCTGTGcgagggagcggggctggggggtgcttGCTGGATGCCGGGGCCCCCTCCCCAGGTGCCGCTTGTCATGTACAGGGTTAGAAGTGCCCGTGCATCCTCGTGGCATTCCCCTGCCCTGCCGTGGGTCTCTGCCCCTCCCCGAGCCAGAGCACTGTGCCCCTTGGGGCTCCCCAGGCACTGGGGGCGATGCAAGAAATTACCTTTGCAGCGGCAAGCAGCGGGAGGGCGAGCAGCACCTGCATGGCTTGGGGCAGAAACCCTTCCTTCGCCTGCGAGGCCGAGGAGATGCCCACCCCACAGCGAGccctggcacggggacagcggTGGCAAAGCGCAGAAGTAAAAGTGAAAGCAGCAGGCTGGCAAGGAACCGGCACCAAAGGCAGCGGGATGgggctgctgcactgcagggcCCCCACTCACCcagggggctgccagcagggccCCGAGGCACAGCCATGTCCAGCGCAGCCGCGGGATCGTCCTCAGGCCCATTGCACCCCCGGCTTTGTGGGGACGGGTGTTGGTGAAGCCTCGGGAGGAGCCTCAGAGCGCTGCACAAGGAAGAGCCTGGGACGTGCCCGTGTGGGGCCGTTCACCATCAGGGACAAGGGCAGCCatcagatgcaaaaaaaaaaaatccataaaggGTGACCCCACATCCCCCTGGCTCAGGAAGGACAGAGGCTTTGCCAGGCAGGGAGTAGCCCCCGAGGTGATGAGGGGCGCCCCGGGGATGACAGCTGCCCCcatgctgcagctccctcccagcccttcTATAGCTCAGGCCGTGCATATGTTTGTCAGCGCACTTGAGCAGCACGTGTCCGTCTGTCCGGCACAGGCACGAGGCGAGTGCTCAGCCCACACATCCCCGGGACCCACCGTGGCCTGACCCCAACATTTTGTGCATTCATGGCTGGGACGGGGACAGCATCACCCGGAGGGGCCGATCCCAGGGCTGCCGATGCAGGCAGGGCCTGGCCGGATcctggcacccagccccacgctgctgctgctccctcgaggctggcagcagcgggaCCAGGGCTCGCCgccccctttccttccctgtgcAGGCACCGGGGccggagctgctggagggaaaCAGCCTGGGACGGCTCCTGACCGCTGCTCGtcccctgctcagccctgcctgcagcacagggatggggccccctgccagccccagggctgcaccCCACAGGGGGACCCCCCAGGCCCGTGGGGTCCCACGGACCTGCCCTCGCTCCCCACCAgccgggcaggcagcagcccccaggctcccgtcccggtgcccccggAGGTGTCCCCATACCGGTGGCGCCCCTGTACCGGTGGTGTCCCTGTACTGGCGGTGTCCCTGTACCAGTGGTGTCCCTGTACTGGTGGCATTCCCAGCAGTGATGTCCCTGTGGGTGGGTGTCCCAGCCCAGGAGGCCCTGGGGGCCCTGTGCAGGGCCAGGACTGAAACCGGAgctgcaaaagagaaaacaggaaaggggCAGACCCGGAGCCTCCGCTCGCTcgcttgctttcattttctgcacGCCGGGGTGCCTGCGGCCTGGCCCTGCCCAGCTGCCATCGCCCCGCTTCTCTGTGCAGGAACCAAACCCCAGGGAAGGGAaattccagcagctgcaggacaaGCCCGGGGCCCggccaccccacagcccaggAGGGCTTAGGGGGGAGACCAGCCAGgcgggggggacatggggtgggtTCCTGCTGGACCCCGCGTTCGGCATTGACAGGCTCCCATTGACATCAAAGCTCCGTTCGGGGCCGCTGGttggaaggagggagaagaacTGCGTGGTGTCACAAAGGGGGGGTGCGTGTGCACCGCGCCGTGCCCCAAAGGGGGCCCTGCAGGAGTGGGAGTGGGCAGTGGGCACCGCGGTCTGGCACCATCTCGGTGGGCTCCGGCTCGCGGGGGGGTCCGGGGTGCTTGGTAAGGCTGGCCGGGgaggggcagccctgcagaagtgGGGTCACCTTGCACGGGCCatgggcagagcaggctgcgCCCCTCCTGTGGCACCCCAGTACCCGTGGGCAGCATCCCCCATCCATGTGCAGGGCCCCGGCACAGAGGGGGGGCtcacggggcgggggggtcaaGCCCCAGGGGAtgctgtgggtgctggtggtgtCGTCCCCGTGCTGGGGGCTCCTCTCCCAGCCGCTGGCGTTGGTGCTGAGCCCTTCTCGTGGCTCACGAAATTCGGGGCTCTGTGTCACAGGCCTGTGCCCGCCGCCTGGGGACCTGCGGCATCGCCGGAGCCGGTGCCATGGGGGGCCCtggcctcccccccccatccgagctgctcccgctgctgctgctgctgctgcggctgaGCCTGGTGTCCGCGGTGCTGCGGGTCCGGCGGCTGCGGGTAGGTGACagagctatggggcagggggtgcggggggctgcccccccccctcacccatCTACCTGGGGCTCCTGCAGAGGAACTGGCGGAGGCTGAGGAAGCAGAGGCCGGCGAGAGCCCGGCGCGAGGAGCGGAGCGGTGAGTGGCCCCCCCGCCGGCACTGGGCTCCCCATGGGCTGGTACCCCCGGCGGGGGGCTGAgcgggggggctcccggccgCTCACCCGCTCTGGCCCCGGCAGCTTCTCTGCGGATGGAGGCAGCAGCGGGGACGGCCTCGCCGGGACGGGAGATGGGGTGAGCGCTGCCCGGGCTGACCCCGgccccccaggagctgcagggcccggggctgggctccGGGGCTCTGCCCGGGGACGGGGCCGCCCCCAGGTTCCCCCCCCAAgggcaggggggcagcgggggctcctccatctccatctcctcccGCAGGACGAGCCTGGCACCGAAGGGCGCGGAGCCTCCCCGGGCACCGCTGGCCTCCCTGGCGTCCCTGGTGTCCCTGGTGTccctggcctcctcctcctcctcccggtgCTCCCTCTACTCCTTCCCGGAGCCCTGGCCGGGCGCACTGGCAGAGCTGGCCGCCCTCgtccccccgggacccccggagCCGCCtcggccgccgcctccccccctgCAGGGCTCCgacccccgccgccccccggggccgtgcctCCAGCGCCTCCCCGGGGACGGGGCGCGGAGCCCCGCGGGCTCGGAGCCGCCCCGGCCCCGTTCGCCCCCCGtcggccccgggggggcggccccggcggagCCCGTCCTGGCGCTGCTgcgcgccgcccgccgctccCGGGCCGCCACCGAGCGCCGCTGCCGGCTGCTGCGGGCGGTGCtggagcggcggcggggggcggcgggggacggccggcagggacccccccggcgGCGGAGAGAgcgccgggagcccccccggcagcccccccggccccccgtgACGGTGCGCGTCCGGCTGGAGCTCCTCGACACCGGGGGGTGGCAGTGGTGCCTCGGGACAGAGGTGCCGCGGGGGGGCACGGACACGGAGaccggcacgggcacgggcacggacacgggcacgggcacgggcacggacACGGGCACGgacacgggcacgggcacggacACGGGCACGGACACGGACACGGGCACGGACACGGGCACGGACACGGACACGGACACGGACACGGTCAggagcctcctgctgcagccggACGGGAGCATCCCAGGGGATCCCCGCAGGAGCATCCCAAAGGAACCGGACCGGAGCATCCCGGGGGATCCCCGCAGGAGCAGCCCCCTGGGGCCGTGCTGGGTGCCCACGGGTGGGGTCCGGCCCCGAGTGGCCGTGGGGCTGTGCCGGGCCGGGCAGTGCCTGCAGGAGACCTGCGCCAGGCTGTGGCAGTG comes from Anser cygnoides isolate HZ-2024a breed goose chromosome 1, Taihu_goose_T2T_genome, whole genome shotgun sequence and encodes:
- the LOC106048585 gene encoding ecto-ADP-ribosyltransferase 5 isoform X3 yields the protein MQVLLALPLLAAAKAGTPQFLMDMSRDAFDDQYEGCTEAMEAAGPALLEQEQARGRSRLFGRVWARAGERWQQVKGSLAARLPPGFKDEYGQAVIAYTDNSLHYFFNTAMRAAGRSRATYNASFPFKALHFYLTRAMQLLRGPCEATYRTPVYRGIAHTRYQLQGASPFRFGSFASSSFRREQAESFGQDTFLSIRSCFGVPIHAFSLYTEEEEVLIPGHEIFWVFPDEGSHRFVLRSANRTCSHFNCAFLGYEKSPECRGSTAGPRHREEL
- the LOC136789666 gene encoding uncharacterized protein encodes the protein MGGPGLPPPSELLPLLLLLLRLSLVSAVLRVRRLRRNWRRLRKQRPARARREERSASLRMEAAAGTASPGREMGTSLAPKGAEPPRAPLASLASLVSLVSLASSSSSRCSLYSFPEPWPGALAELAALVPPGPPEPPRPPPPPLQGSDPRRPPGPCLQRLPGDGARSPAGSEPPRPRSPPVGPGGAAPAEPVLALLRAARRSRAATERRCRLLRAVLERRRGAAGDGRQGPPRRRRERREPPRQPPRPPVTVRVRLELLDTGGWQWCLGTEVPRGGTDTETGTGTGTDTGTGTGTDTGTDTGTGTDTGTDTDTGTDTGTDTDTDTDTVRSLLLQPDGSIPGDPRRSIPKEPDRSIPGDPRRSSPLGPCWVPTGGVRPRVAVGLCRAGQCLQETCARLWQWVKARWRQRCRSLPFWERWSYRVGGLLWPRAGGQAPGEARSAPSGSAH
- the LOC106048585 gene encoding ecto-ADP-ribosyltransferase 5 isoform X1, whose translation is MPRGCTGTSNPVHDKRHLGRGPRHPASTPQPRSLAQAGTPQFLMDMSRDAFDDQYEGCTEAMEAAGPALLEQEQARGRSRLFGRVWARAGERWQQVKGSLAARLPPGFKDEYGQAVIAYTDNSLHYFFNTAMRAAGRSRATYNASFPFKALHFYLTRAMQLLRGPCEATYRTPVYRGIAHTRYQLQGASPFRFGSFASSSFRREQAESFGQDTFLSIRSCFGVPIHAFSLYTEEEEVLIPGHEIFWVFPDEGSHRFVLRSANRTCSHFNCAFLGYEKSPECRGSTAGPRHREEL
- the LOC106048585 gene encoding ecto-ADP-ribosyltransferase 5 isoform X2: MGLRTIPRLRWTWLCLGALLAAPWAGTPQFLMDMSRDAFDDQYEGCTEAMEAAGPALLEQEQARGRSRLFGRVWARAGERWQQVKGSLAARLPPGFKDEYGQAVIAYTDNSLHYFFNTAMRAAGRSRATYNASFPFKALHFYLTRAMQLLRGPCEATYRTPVYRGIAHTRYQLQGASPFRFGSFASSSFRREQAESFGQDTFLSIRSCFGVPIHAFSLYTEEEEVLIPGHEIFWVFPDEGSHRFVLRSANRTCSHFNCAFLGYEKSPECRGSTAGPRHREEL